From Actinomyces sp. oral taxon 171 str. F0337, one genomic window encodes:
- a CDS encoding alpha-hydroxy acid oxidase — protein sequence MVKRQLPNPSEIFELLHFKTPELNPRRRRLDAALTTWDLRKIAKRRTPAAAFDYTDGAAEGEVSLRRARQAFRDIEFHPDILRPAVDVDTSCEILGGRSAMPFGIAPTGFTRLMQTEGEVAGAGAAGAAGIPFTLSTLGTTSIEDVKAANPHGRNWFQLYVMRQREISYGLVERAAAAGFDTLMFTVDTPVAGARLRDKRNGFSIPPQITAGTVLDAIPRPWWWYDFLTTPKLEFASLKSTGGTVGELLDSAMDPTISDEDLKVIRSMWSGKIVIKGVQTVADSKRLIDLGVDGVLLSNHGGRQLDRAPVPFRLLPEVVREVGKDATIMVDTGIMNGADVVAAIALGAKFGLVGRAYLYGLMAGGREGVDRMIEILSDEVVRTMKLLGVSSLEELEPRHVTQLTRLTPVRPQVKAAADALTR from the coding sequence ATGGTCAAGCGCCAGCTGCCCAACCCGAGCGAGATCTTCGAGCTGCTCCACTTCAAGACGCCCGAGCTCAATCCGAGGCGTCGACGCCTCGACGCCGCACTGACCACCTGGGACCTGCGCAAGATCGCCAAGCGCCGCACCCCAGCAGCGGCCTTCGACTACACCGACGGCGCCGCCGAGGGGGAGGTCTCCCTGCGTCGCGCCCGCCAGGCCTTCCGAGACATCGAGTTCCACCCCGACATCCTCCGCCCCGCCGTCGACGTCGACACCTCCTGCGAGATCCTGGGCGGCCGCTCCGCCATGCCCTTCGGTATCGCGCCCACCGGCTTCACCCGCCTCATGCAGACCGAGGGTGAGGTCGCCGGGGCCGGGGCCGCCGGTGCCGCCGGGATCCCCTTCACCCTGTCCACCCTGGGCACCACCTCCATCGAGGACGTCAAGGCCGCCAACCCCCACGGGCGTAACTGGTTCCAGCTCTACGTCATGCGCCAGCGCGAGATCTCCTACGGGCTGGTCGAGCGCGCCGCGGCCGCGGGCTTCGACACCCTCATGTTCACCGTCGACACCCCCGTGGCCGGGGCCCGTCTGCGCGACAAGCGCAACGGCTTCTCCATCCCGCCCCAGATCACGGCCGGGACCGTCCTCGACGCGATCCCCCGCCCGTGGTGGTGGTACGACTTCCTGACCACGCCCAAGCTGGAGTTCGCCTCCCTGAAGTCCACCGGCGGCACCGTGGGCGAGCTGCTCGACAGTGCCATGGACCCCACCATCAGCGACGAGGACCTCAAGGTCATCCGTTCCATGTGGTCGGGCAAGATCGTCATCAAGGGCGTGCAGACGGTGGCAGACTCCAAGCGCCTCATCGACCTGGGCGTCGACGGCGTCCTGCTGTCCAACCACGGCGGGCGTCAGCTCGACCGCGCCCCCGTCCCCTTCCGCCTCCTGCCCGAGGTGGTCCGGGAGGTCGGCAAGGACGCCACGATCATGGTCGACACCGGCATCATGAACGGCGCCGACGTCGTGGCCGCCATCGCCCTGGGGGCCAAGTTCGGACTCGTGGGCCGCGCCTACCTCTACGGCCTCATGGCCGGCGGGCGCGAGGGCGTGGACCGCATGATCGAGATCCTCTCCGACGAGGTCGTCCGCACCATGAAGCTCCTGGGCGTCTCCAGCCTGGAGGAGCTCGAGCCGCGCCACGTCACCCAGCTGACCCGCCTGACCCCGGTGCGTCCGCAGGTCAAGGCCGCGGCCGACGCCCTCACCCGCTGA